One Verrucomicrobiia bacterium DNA window includes the following coding sequences:
- a CDS encoding peptidase S10 — MNLTMNKLGWMLPLLTATCLWAADKPEPVAHTGTNESPARAKSAKTKADDQSLATIPDATHQPVLTTNSITVGGERLTYVAETGMLPLLKADGTARASVFYVAYTLPGATNHAARPVTFCFNGGPGSSSVWLHLGAFGPRRVKMNDDGTLPRPPFGLQDNAYSILPATDLVFIDPVATGFSRPAKEEKSDQFFGQSGDIESVGDFIRLWTTRNERWLSPKFLCGESYGVFRAAGLAEHLRSRYGMYLNGLILVSGVLDFATLSDGPANDLPDLVFLPSYTAVAHFHRKLPPDLQADLPKALAEARNFCRTEYPTALLQGAALPAEERSRIVQELARLTGLPATLIEDNNLRVDASVFRKALLKDKGEIIGRYDGRITGRDADPASPVPRFDPSYAAAYGPFSAAMNAYVRGELKFVDDLPYEILTGTGPWNFDVRNSYPSVSGQLASALSQNPHLRVLVCAGLCDLACPEAGIRYSVEHMPLDPAYRAHITFAEFQAGHMMYVNLPDLQKLQGDVEKFIRE, encoded by the coding sequence ATGAACCTCACGATGAACAAGCTCGGCTGGATGCTTCCTTTGCTCACCGCCACCTGCCTTTGGGCGGCCGACAAACCTGAGCCTGTGGCCCACACCGGGACGAACGAATCTCCCGCCCGGGCCAAATCGGCGAAGACCAAAGCCGATGACCAGTCGCTGGCCACGATTCCGGACGCCACGCACCAGCCGGTGCTCACGACCAATTCAATCACGGTTGGAGGCGAGCGGCTGACGTATGTCGCGGAGACCGGCATGCTGCCGTTGCTCAAGGCCGACGGCACGGCGCGCGCCTCGGTGTTTTACGTTGCCTACACGCTGCCAGGCGCCACCAATCACGCCGCCCGCCCGGTCACATTCTGTTTCAACGGCGGCCCCGGCTCTTCGTCGGTCTGGCTTCACTTGGGTGCCTTCGGTCCGCGGCGCGTGAAGATGAACGACGATGGCACCCTGCCCCGGCCGCCATTTGGCCTGCAGGACAACGCGTATTCGATTCTGCCCGCGACAGACCTGGTGTTCATCGATCCAGTGGCCACCGGTTTCAGCCGGCCAGCCAAGGAGGAAAAGAGCGACCAGTTCTTCGGGCAGTCCGGCGACATCGAATCCGTGGGCGATTTCATCCGGCTCTGGACCACGCGCAACGAGCGCTGGCTCTCGCCCAAATTCCTGTGTGGCGAAAGCTACGGCGTGTTCCGCGCCGCGGGCCTGGCGGAACATTTGCGCTCGCGCTACGGCATGTATCTCAACGGGCTGATCCTCGTCTCGGGCGTGCTGGATTTCGCCACGCTGAGCGACGGGCCGGCGAATGATCTGCCGGACCTGGTCTTTCTGCCCAGCTACACGGCCGTGGCCCATTTCCATCGGAAACTTCCGCCGGATTTGCAGGCCGATCTGCCGAAAGCCCTGGCGGAAGCCCGCAATTTTTGTCGCACCGAATATCCCACGGCCTTGCTGCAAGGCGCGGCGCTGCCGGCCGAGGAGCGGTCCAGAATCGTTCAAGAACTGGCGCGCCTGACCGGCCTGCCTGCAACACTGATTGAGGACAACAATCTGCGCGTTGACGCCTCGGTGTTTCGCAAGGCCCTGTTGAAGGACAAAGGCGAAATCATCGGCCGCTACGACGGGCGCATCACCGGCCGCGATGCCGATCCGGCCTCGCCGGTGCCGCGGTTCGACCCTTCCTATGCCGCCGCTTACGGCCCCTTCTCCGCCGCCATGAACGCCTACGTGCGCGGGGAGTTAAAGTTCGTGGACGATCTGCCCTACGAAATCCTCACCGGCACCGGGCCGTGGAATTTTGACGTGCGCAACAGCTATCCCAGCGTGTCCGGACAGCTTGCGTCCGCACTGAGCCAGAATCCGCACCTGCGGGTGCTGGTGTGCGCCGGTTTGTGCGACCTGGCCTGCCCGGAGGCGGGCATCCGTTACTCCGTCGAACACATGCCGCTCGATCCCGCCTACCGCGCCCACATCACGTTCGCGGAATTTCAGGCCGGCCACATGATGTATGTGAATCTGCCCGACTTGCAAAAGCTGCAGGGCGACGTGGAAAAATTCATTCGCGAGTAA
- a CDS encoding tail fiber domain-containing protein, which produces MKNQITFLGRARWLLLFAAPGLGLQIASAQGTAFTYQGRLDSGNGAFTGSVEFQPTLWDAPTNGTQVAANNPASVIVQATNGLFVLPLDFGPNFTGPDRWLQLEMRTVIGPFTLLSPRQRLTPAPYAVAAGNLTGVLPAAQLSGPLPSTNLGGTYSEVVVFDNASNSFAGSGAGLTGLNAAELVSGTVPDERLAGNVARTSQVWLLNGNAGTSAGADFLGTTDDQPLEMRVNGSRALRLENNGSGAPNVIGGSLGNFVAPGIVGATIAGGGATNDGGFRSTNAVLADFGTVGGGRLNLVNGGDATVAGGYQNQVLLSGHSTIAGGSENRIAGDGFFGNGSAIGGGVANYIWATRGSGTVTFGGADTIAGGASQTIVTNADFSTISGGSGNTIQSNADYATIGGGYGNTILADGGGAVIPGGSGNTAAGSAFAAGHRAKANHFGTFVWADATDADFASSGSNQFLIRASGGVGIGTTNPVGALQVNGGTVLHRTLAPVSASAANLLNLLVGGGSNPVATNGTLNGISFYESAGNMAMSLGYDGSGSASLNALRIYNSSAAPLFTFAASGRMGIGTNAPQESLHVVGNILATGTVIGSSDRNVKEHFAPVDSARILEQVVELPIQRWNYIGETTPHLGPVAQDFQAAFHVGADDKHIAMVDADGVALAAIQGLNQRLEEKESEITALQTRLDKLEGQLNQLLNGGGK; this is translated from the coding sequence ATGAAAAATCAAATCACATTTCTCGGCCGCGCCCGGTGGCTGCTGCTGTTTGCCGCGCCCGGCCTCGGGCTGCAAATCGCCTCGGCCCAAGGCACGGCTTTCACGTATCAGGGCCGGCTGGACAGCGGCAATGGCGCCTTCACCGGCAGCGTGGAGTTTCAGCCCACGCTCTGGGATGCGCCGACCAATGGCACGCAAGTGGCGGCCAACAATCCGGCCAGCGTCATCGTGCAGGCCACCAACGGCCTCTTCGTTTTGCCGCTCGACTTCGGCCCGAATTTCACCGGCCCCGACCGCTGGCTGCAGCTTGAAATGCGCACCGTCATCGGGCCATTCACTTTGCTGTCACCGCGACAACGGCTGACGCCAGCTCCTTATGCCGTGGCGGCGGGGAATTTGACGGGCGTGCTCCCGGCGGCGCAATTGAGCGGCCCGCTGCCCAGCACCAATCTCGGGGGCACCTACTCGGAGGTGGTGGTGTTTGACAACGCCAGCAACAGTTTTGCCGGCAGCGGCGCGGGTTTGACCGGATTGAATGCGGCGGAACTCGTGTCCGGGACCGTGCCGGACGAGCGGCTCGCCGGCAACGTGGCGCGGACCAGCCAGGTCTGGCTGCTCAACGGCAACGCCGGCACCAGCGCGGGGGCGGACTTTCTGGGCACGACGGATGACCAGCCGCTGGAAATGCGCGTCAATGGCAGCCGCGCGTTGCGGCTGGAGAATAATGGCAGCGGCGCCCCCAATGTCATTGGCGGATCCTTGGGCAATTTCGTCGCACCGGGCATCGTGGGCGCGACCATCGCCGGCGGCGGGGCGACTAACGACGGCGGCTTCCGGTCAACCAACGCGGTGCTGGCGGATTTTGGAACGGTGGGCGGTGGGCGGCTGAATCTGGTCAATGGGGGCGATGCGACGGTTGCGGGCGGGTATCAGAATCAAGTTCTGTTGTCTGGGCACTCCACCATTGCCGGCGGTTCCGAGAACCGGATTGCCGGGGACGGATTCTTTGGAAACGGATCGGCCATTGGCGGCGGGGTGGCCAATTACATCTGGGCCACGCGCGGAAGCGGCACCGTAACATTCGGCGGCGCCGATACGATTGCCGGTGGGGCCAGCCAGACCATCGTTACCAATGCGGACTTCAGCACCATCAGCGGCGGCTCCGGCAACACGATCCAGTCCAACGCGGATTATGCGACCATTGGCGGTGGTTACGGCAACACCATCCTGGCCGATGGCGGCGGGGCGGTGATTCCGGGCGGCTCGGGCAACACCGCCGCGGGCTCTGCGTTTGCGGCCGGGCACCGGGCCAAGGCGAACCATTTCGGCACGTTTGTCTGGGCGGACGCGACGGACGCCGACTTTGCCTCAAGCGGCAGCAACCAGTTTCTCATCCGGGCCAGTGGCGGCGTCGGGATCGGCACCACGAATCCCGTGGGCGCATTGCAGGTCAATGGTGGCACCGTGCTCCACCGCACGCTGGCTCCCGTCAGCGCCTCTGCCGCCAATCTGCTCAATCTGCTCGTCGGCGGCGGCTCAAATCCTGTCGCCACCAACGGCACCCTGAATGGCATCAGCTTCTACGAGAGCGCCGGCAACATGGCGATGAGCCTGGGCTACGATGGCAGCGGCAGCGCATCGCTCAACGCCCTGCGCATCTACAACAGCTCGGCCGCGCCGTTGTTCACCTTTGCGGCCAGCGGACGCATGGGAATTGGCACGAACGCCCCGCAGGAGAGTCTGCACGTCGTGGGCAACATTCTGGCCACCGGCACGGTGATTGGCTCCAGCGACCGGAACGTGAAGGAGCATTTCGCGCCGGTGGATTCGGCGCGGATTCTGGAACAGGTGGTTGAACTGCCGATTCAACGCTGGAACTACATCGGCGAAACGACGCCGCACCTCGGTCCGGTGGCGCAGGATTTTCAGGCGGCGTTCCACGTCGGGGCGGACGACAAGCACATCGCCATGGTGGATGCCGATGGCGTGGCGCTGGCGGCGATTCAAGGCTTGAACCAGAGGTTGGAAGAGAAAGAATCCGAAATCACGGCGTTGCAAACCCGGCTGGACAAGCTGGAAGGTCAGTTAAACCAACTGTTGAATGGAGGCGGGAAATGA
- the dmeF gene encoding CDF family Co(II)/Ni(II) efflux transporter DmeF, with the protein MHRANPAAWQHSHDFTADSSVAESRTRLVIVITAVMMLVEIAAGVTFNSMALLADGWHMSTHVAAFLITALAYHFSRKHARDARYSFGTGKMGVLGGFASAIVLAMVALLMAGESVHRLFTPAPIHFDQAILVAVIGLVVNLVCALIFKDAHHHHHHHHGHEHPHDHDHHHSHGGTQEHHDLNLRAAYLHVLADAMTSVTAIVALLAGKFYGWSWLDPVMGLVGSLIVGLWAYGLVRDTSGILLDRTPETSDLPEVMRRDVEADGDSLVTDLHIWQIGAGKFAAIVAIVAHQPKPVEDYRALFRAHEELVHVTVEVQACHEHETPAPLTAVHAHGAS; encoded by the coding sequence ATGCATCGCGCCAATCCGGCAGCCTGGCAACACTCGCACGATTTCACCGCGGATTCGTCCGTGGCCGAAAGCCGCACCCGGCTCGTCATCGTCATCACCGCGGTGATGATGTTGGTGGAGATTGCCGCGGGCGTCACCTTCAACTCGATGGCGCTGCTGGCCGATGGCTGGCACATGAGCACGCATGTGGCCGCGTTCCTGATCACGGCGCTGGCGTATCATTTCAGTCGCAAGCATGCCCGGGATGCGCGTTACAGTTTCGGCACGGGCAAGATGGGCGTGCTGGGCGGGTTCGCGAGCGCCATCGTCCTGGCCATGGTCGCCCTGTTGATGGCGGGAGAATCAGTGCACCGGTTGTTCACGCCGGCGCCCATTCACTTCGACCAGGCCATTCTCGTCGCGGTCATCGGTCTGGTGGTCAATCTGGTCTGCGCGCTGATTTTCAAGGACGCCCACCATCATCATCACCACCACCACGGTCATGAGCACCCGCACGACCATGACCATCATCATTCCCACGGCGGCACGCAGGAGCATCACGACTTGAATTTGCGCGCGGCTTATTTGCACGTGCTGGCCGATGCCATGACGTCGGTGACGGCGATTGTCGCGTTGCTGGCGGGAAAGTTTTACGGCTGGTCCTGGTTGGATCCGGTGATGGGCCTGGTGGGGAGCCTGATTGTAGGCCTGTGGGCTTATGGCCTGGTGCGGGATACCAGCGGCATCCTGCTGGATCGCACGCCGGAAACCTCCGACCTGCCGGAGGTGATGCGGCGGGATGTGGAGGCGGATGGTGATTCGCTCGTGACGGATTTGCACATCTGGCAGATCGGCGCCGGCAAATTTGCGGCCATCGTGGCCATCGTGGCCCACCAACCGAAACCGGTGGAGGACTATCGCGCGTTGTTCCGCGCACACGAGGAACTGGTTCACGTCACCGTCGAGGTTCAGGCGTGTCACGAACACGAAACGCCCGCTCCGCTGACCGCGGTCCATGCTCATGGCGCCTCGTGA